The Streptomyces sp. DG1A-41 genomic sequence TCGCGGTTGACCAGCGAGGACGGGGCGCCTCGAAGGTCCTGGGCGCGGGCACGTCATGCGGGCGACGTACCGTATGGGCGCGGGCTCAGGTACCGTGGAAGCCCTACGGACCGGTCTCTCTGTGGAGAGTCCGTGCCGGACCATGAACGCGTGTCAAGACTCTGGGGCCGTCGAGCCCCGTCGTTGAGGGGGTCGAGCCATGGGGCGCGGCCGGGCCAAGGCCAAGCAGACGAAGGTCGCCCGCCAGCTGAAGTACAACAGCGGTGGGACTGACCTCTCACGCCTGGCCGAGGAGCTGGGTGCATCGCCTTCGAATCCGCAGCCGCCTAACGGCGGGCCTTTCGAGGACGATGATCAGGACGACGACCTGTACGCACGGTACGCCGACCTCTACGAGGACGACGATGAAGACGAGGACGACCAGTCCTCGCAACACCGTCGCGGCGCTTGACCTTGCACTGAGCATGTACCCGGTCGGTGGCTTCGGTCACCGACCGGGTTCTGTGCTGCCTTCAGGTCGTCAGCTCGCGTAGTCACCGATCAGGGCGGCGCCGGTGGTGTGCTCGCCCCGGTCCGTGATCTCGCCTGCCACCCAGGCGTCCACGCCGCGGTCGGCCAGGGTGGCCAGGGCCACGTCCGTGGACTCCTGCGGCACGATCGCGATCATGCCGACGCCCATGTTCAGGGTCTTCTCCAGCTCCAGGCGCTCCACGTTCCCCGTCCGGCCGACGAGGTCGAAGACAGGGCCCGGGGTCCAGGTGGAGCGGTCGACGATCGCGTGCAGCTCGTCGGGGACGACCCGGGCGAGGTTGGCCGCGAGCCCGCCGCCGGTGACGTGGCTGAAGGCGTGCACCTCGGTGGTGCGCATCAGGGCCAGGCAGTCCAGCGAGTAGATCTTCGTCGGCTCCAGCAGCTCCTCGCCGAGGGTGCGGCCGAGCTCGTCGATGTGGGTGTCCAGCGCGAGGCCGGCCTGGTTCAGCAGGACATGCCGGACGAGCGAGTACCCGTTCGAGTGAAGACCGGAGGACGCCATGGCGATCACCGCGTCACCCGTCCGGATACGATCCGCGCCGAGCAGCCGGTCGGCCTCCACGACGCCCGTACCGGCGCCGGCGACGTCGAAGTCGTCCTCGCCCAGCAGGCCCGGGTGCTCGGCGGTCTCGCCGCCGACCAGGGCGCAGCCGGCCAGCACACAGCCCTCGGCGATGCCCTTGACGATGGCGGCGACGCGCTCGGGGTGGACCTTGCCGACGCAGATGTAGTCGGTCATGAACAGCGGCTCGGCGCCGCACACCACGATGTCGTCCATGACCATGGCGACCAGGTCGTGGCCGATCGTGTCGTAGACACCGAGTTGGCGGGCGATGTCGACCTTGGTGCCGACGCCGTCCGTGGCGGAGGCGAGCAGGGGGCGCTCGTAGTTCTTCAGGGCGGAGGCGTCGAAGAGGCCGGCGAAGCCGCCGAGGCCGCCGAGGACCTCGGGGCGCTGGGCCTTCCTCACCCACTCCTTCATCAGCTCGACGGCGCGGTCGCCCGCTTCGATGTCGACGCCCGCGGCTGCGTAGCTGGCACCAGTTGTCTCAGACATGGCTAATGAGAACCTTCGTGTCGTACAGCAGGTATTGCGGGCTGCCTACGGGCGGCGGATCGCGTCGGCGGCGGCCGTGGCGGCCGGGCCGGCGGCCAGCTCCGTCTCCAGGAGCTGCTTGCCGAGCAGCTCGGGGTCCGGGAGCTCCATCGGGTACTCGCCGTCGAAGCAGGCGCGGCACAGGTTCGGCTTGGCGATGGTGGTCGCCTCGATCATGCCGTCGATGGAGATGTACGCCAGGGAGTCGGCGCCCAGCGAGGTGCCGATCTCCTCGATCGTCATGCCGTTGGCGATGAGTTCGGCGCGGGTGGCGAAGTCGATACCGAAGAAGCAGGGCCACTTCACGGGCGGCGAGGAGATCCGGATGTGGACCTCGGCTGCGCCCGCCTCGCGGAGCATGCGGACCAGGGCCCGCTGGGTGTTGCCGCGCACGATCGAGTCGTCGACGACGACCAGGCGCTTGCCCTTGATGACTTCCTTCAGCGGGTTCAGCTTCAGGCGGATGCCCAGCTGGCGGATGGTCTGCGAGGGCTGGATGAACGTACGGCCGACATAGGCGTTCTTCACCAGGCCGGCGCTGAAGGGGATGCCGGAGGCCTCGGCGTAACCGATGGCCGCCGGGGTGCCGGACTCCGGGGTCGCTATCACCAGGTCGGCCTCGACCGGGGACTCCTTCGCCAGGCGGCGGCCCATCTCCACGCGGGAGAGGTAGACGTTCCGGCCGGCGATGTCGGTGTCCGGGCGGGCCAGGTACACGTACTCGAAGACACAGCCCTTGGGCTTCGCTTCCGCGAATCGGGACGTGCGCAGGCCGTTCTCGTCGATGGCGACGAACTCGCCCGGCTCGATCTCGCGGACGTAAGCGGCACCGCAGATGTCGAGGGCGGCGGACTCGGAGGCGATGACCCAGCCGCGCTCCAGACGGCCGAGGACCAGGGGGCGGATGCCCTGCGGGTCGCGGGCCGCGTAGAGGGTGTTCTCGTCCATGAAGACGAGGCTGAAGGCGCCGCGCACCTGCGGAAGAACCTGGCCGGCCGCCTCCTCGATGGTCAGCGGCTTGCCGTCCTCGTCGACCTGGGCCGCGAGGAGCGCGGTGAGCAGGTCGGTGTCGTTGGTGGCCGCGACGCGCGGGGTGCGGCCGCCCTCCTGCTTGGGCAGGTCGGCGACCATTTCGGCGAGCTGGGCGGTGTTGACGAGGTTGCCGTTGTGGCCGAGCGCGATGGAACCGTGCGCGGTCGCGCGGAACGTCGGCTGGGCGTTCTCCCACACGGAGGCGCCGGTGGTCGAGTAGCGGGCATGACCGACCGCGATGTGACCCTGGAGCGAACCGAGAGAGGTCTCGTCGAAGACCTGGGAGACCAGGCCCATGTCCTTGAAGACGAGGATCTGCGAGCCGTTGCTGACCGCGATTCCCGCGGATTCCTGGCCTCGATGCTGGAGGGCGTAGAGCCCGAAGTACGTGAGCTTGGCGACCTCTTCGCCCGGAGCCCAGACACCGAAGACGCCGCAAGCGTCCTGGGGGCCCTTCTCACCGGGGAGCAGGTCGTGGTTGAGTCGTCCGTCACCACGTGGCACGCCACCGAGTGTAGGCGAGGTCGCCCACTGGTCCGAATTGGGGATACCGGACTTTTCAGTGGATCACTACTCGGCGACGGCTCGCACACTCGTGCCGTTTTCGCTGGTCAGCGTCAGTGTTCGGTGATCGACTCCGTACTTCAGCTTCCCGTCGAAAAGTCGCAGCAGGGCCTTCTCGTCGGCCATGAGTGAGTCTTCGCACATCATTCGGGTCGTGGACGGGCGGCCGAGCGTGATATCGCCGTCGCGGACGGTGGCCTCGGCGTTCACCTTGTTGCAGCCCAGACTGCCGGAGACGGTGCCCTTCTTCGCGTCGAAGGTGAGGTGGGCGCGGCCGTCGGTCTCCGGGGTCGTGACGGTCCACTTGGTGCCGCTCAGCGGGGCGTCCTCGGCCTTGGTCAGGCGGACGGTGTCCCCCTGGTCGGTGGTGAGGGTGAGGCGGTCGCCGTCCACCCGGGCCTCGAACTCCCGGTCGGAGAGCGTGCGGGCGAGGGTCTCCTCGAACTCCATGGGCTTGTTCTCGCAGGCCATCTCCGTGGACATGGTCTTGCTGAGCCGGATGCGGTCGCCGTCGACGGTGGCCTCGGCGCCGAACTTGTTGCAGCCGAAGCTGCCCTCTGCCCGGCCCTTGTCGATGGTCACGTGGGCGCCGGCCGGGGCCTTGTGGGTGCTGCCGTCCGTGGTGACGCTGTCCACGCTCCACCGCACGCCCGTCACCGGCCTCTCGGCACCGACCGAACCGCTGCCGCCGTCCGCCTTCTCGTTGCCGCAGGCCGCCATGAGCGGGACGAGCATGGCGGCGGCCGTCAGGGTCATGCGCTGCTTCTGCCTGTCCATGCCACTTCGACGGGGGACCCGGGGGGATCGGTTCCCCTTACGGCACGCCTGTTCCTTCCGCTTCTTGAGCGCCTATGCCATGAGCGGCAGGTGGGCCGACAGATCCGCCCGCTCCCCGCCGGCGCTGACCTCGGCGTCCCGGAGCGCCTGTGCCCAGGCCAGTCGCCCGGTCGCCAGCCGGATCCAGGTCAGCGGGTCCGTCTCGACGACGCTGGGCGGGGTGCCCCGGGTGTGCCTCGGGCCCTCCACGCACTGCACCACCGCGTACGGCGGGACCCGCACCTCCGTCGAGCCGCCGGGTGCCTTCGCGGCCAGCGCGTCGGCGAGCAGCCGGGTGCAGGCGGCGAGGGCCTGACGGTCGTGGGGGATGTCCAGGCCGGGGACGGCGGCGTTGAGGTCGTCGGTGTGCACGACGAGTTCGACGGTGCGGGTGACCAGGTAGTCGGCGAGGGTCATGGCGCCCGTGCGCGTGGCGAGCAGGCGGGTGCCGGGGATATCCGCCAGCTTCTCGGTGAGGCGTTCCCCGGTGTCGGCGTAGAGGGCGTCGAGGTCGGGGTTGGTCTCGGCGAGCCGCCGGGTGTCGTCGGCGATGCCGGCGGCGCGGGCGGCCGTGGCGAAAGGCCAGTCGAGGAGGACGAGCTCCGCCTTCGCCGGTTCCTCGCGCTCGAGGTTGCGGCTGACGCTCTCCACGGCCATCGCCACGTGCGCCGCCAGCTCCCGGACCGTCCAGTCACCGAGCCGCGTCGGAAGCGCCAACTGCTCGGGGACGAGCGTACGGACGGCCTGCCGTACGTTCCCGAACTGCGCGAACACGGCCGTGCGGATCTTGGCGGGGTCGTAGCTGCGGGTGCGCTTCTTGGCCGGGGGCATGGCGTCAGCCTAAGTGGAGCATCAGGTACAGCAGGCCCGGCTGGGTGCGGCTGAGGTGGTCGCGCCGCCCGTCGGCGGCCCGTACGACCCCGGCCTCGGCGACCGCGAGGATCGGGGCGCCGAGGCCGGGAAGGCCTGAGGGCGGCGGGCGAGCGGCCACACCCTGTGGAAAGGGGCGGGGGCCCGGCTAGGGCTCGGCGGGGACGCCGGCGGGCGACCGGGAGCGGCCGCCGCGTGCCGGTCGGCCGTCGGCCTCGCGGCCACCCTCGGCCCGACCGGCGCCGGCCAGGAGTAGCGCTGGCCAGGAGTGGCGCCGCATGGTGGGCTCCGACCTCCCGGAGGCCACCATGCCCCACATGACTCCGCCCCGCCTCGGGGGGGCGCCGCGGGCGGCGGGTAGCGGGGCCTCAGCACTAGTCCGGTAGCCGGGGGCG encodes the following:
- a CDS encoding DUF3073 domain-containing protein — encoded protein: MGRGRAKAKQTKVARQLKYNSGGTDLSRLAEELGASPSNPQPPNGGPFEDDDQDDDLYARYADLYEDDDEDEDDQSSQHRRGA
- the purM gene encoding phosphoribosylformylglycinamidine cyclo-ligase — protein: MSETTGASYAAAGVDIEAGDRAVELMKEWVRKAQRPEVLGGLGGFAGLFDASALKNYERPLLASATDGVGTKVDIARQLGVYDTIGHDLVAMVMDDIVVCGAEPLFMTDYICVGKVHPERVAAIVKGIAEGCVLAGCALVGGETAEHPGLLGEDDFDVAGAGTGVVEADRLLGADRIRTGDAVIAMASSGLHSNGYSLVRHVLLNQAGLALDTHIDELGRTLGEELLEPTKIYSLDCLALMRTTEVHAFSHVTGGGLAANLARVVPDELHAIVDRSTWTPGPVFDLVGRTGNVERLELEKTLNMGVGMIAIVPQESTDVALATLADRGVDAWVAGEITDRGEHTTGAALIGDYAS
- the purF gene encoding amidophosphoribosyltransferase, translating into MPRGDGRLNHDLLPGEKGPQDACGVFGVWAPGEEVAKLTYFGLYALQHRGQESAGIAVSNGSQILVFKDMGLVSQVFDETSLGSLQGHIAVGHARYSTTGASVWENAQPTFRATAHGSIALGHNGNLVNTAQLAEMVADLPKQEGGRTPRVAATNDTDLLTALLAAQVDEDGKPLTIEEAAGQVLPQVRGAFSLVFMDENTLYAARDPQGIRPLVLGRLERGWVIASESAALDICGAAYVREIEPGEFVAIDENGLRTSRFAEAKPKGCVFEYVYLARPDTDIAGRNVYLSRVEMGRRLAKESPVEADLVIATPESGTPAAIGYAEASGIPFSAGLVKNAYVGRTFIQPSQTIRQLGIRLKLNPLKEVIKGKRLVVVDDSIVRGNTQRALVRMLREAGAAEVHIRISSPPVKWPCFFGIDFATRAELIANGMTIEEIGTSLGADSLAYISIDGMIEATTIAKPNLCRACFDGEYPMELPDPELLGKQLLETELAAGPAATAAADAIRRP
- a CDS encoding META domain-containing protein, giving the protein MDRQKQRMTLTAAAMLVPLMAACGNEKADGGSGSVGAERPVTGVRWSVDSVTTDGSTHKAPAGAHVTIDKGRAEGSFGCNKFGAEATVDGDRIRLSKTMSTEMACENKPMEFEETLARTLSDREFEARVDGDRLTLTTDQGDTVRLTKAEDAPLSGTKWTVTTPETDGRAHLTFDAKKGTVSGSLGCNKVNAEATVRDGDITLGRPSTTRMMCEDSLMADEKALLRLFDGKLKYGVDHRTLTLTSENGTSVRAVAE
- a CDS encoding sterol carrier family protein — its product is MPPAKKRTRSYDPAKIRTAVFAQFGNVRQAVRTLVPEQLALPTRLGDWTVRELAAHVAMAVESVSRNLEREEPAKAELVLLDWPFATAARAAGIADDTRRLAETNPDLDALYADTGERLTEKLADIPGTRLLATRTGAMTLADYLVTRTVELVVHTDDLNAAVPGLDIPHDRQALAACTRLLADALAAKAPGGSTEVRVPPYAVVQCVEGPRHTRGTPPSVVETDPLTWIRLATGRLAWAQALRDAEVSAGGERADLSAHLPLMA